The Cyprinus carpio isolate SPL01 chromosome B8, ASM1834038v1, whole genome shotgun sequence genome segment atattagaattatctctaaaggatcatgtgacattgaagacttgaGTAATATCTGCTTAAAATGAACTTGGctatcaaagaaataaattcaattttaaaaatatattaaaatggacaacatttttttaaatactattttacaatattactgttttactgttttttttttttataaaattaatgtagccttggtaagcataagactcctctttcaaaaacagacaATCTTAcagccccaaacatttgaatggtagatCAGATTAATTTGAGACCTTGataatgttgaaatgtttgatggtcattttgtgttttcaaTGAATTTCAAGTTTTCTATGAATTTGTTGGTAAAATATTTAGAAAGGTGAGAGATATTACCTTGGTTCTTCAGTGGTAAAGGCATGGTCTCCCTGAGTTTGCTTAGCAgatttttcatttctgtcatgtCCCTAAAACATAGAGGAACCGATTCAGATTCAAACTGTCAGTttcatagaaaaaacaaaaaagatcctGTTCAGCAGCTCAGACTATTCACCTCTCGATGTTCTCAATGTCTGTGGCCACCAGGAAGTATGTCTGCGGACAGTCCGGCGGAGTGGATGACGTGTCTTCCAGGATTGGGATGTCAGAGCTGTCCTCTTTCTTACTTTCTACATTTGTAGCTCCTGAAAAATGTTTTCCTGGAACACATACAGTGAGACATCACTAACAGACTCTAAACAGAAATGGTCAAAATATGTCACCTCAAGGTTTGACCCCAAGGCAACAAGTCAACCTGCTCCCAGAGCATCCATATTTACTGTTTCTGATAAGCTCAAATAAGATACAATTCACAGAAACTAGCAGTGTCGACTCCTGCAAATATCAAGCCACTGGAAAGCTCTACAGTTGGACAAGCCAGGCTTCATCAACACCAATTTCCTGTCGCTGGTGTGGCTGTTTCCTTCTGAGAGCCCAGGGGCGCCCTCACAGCATTACCTTTCCTGTGGAGCTGCAGGGATCCCAGCAGACACACAGACTTCAGCATCTCCGTCAGGTACATTTCCAGACAGCACTGCAGCTGGATAAAGAGGCGGCAGATCTCCGGATGTATTTCTCCATCTTCTGGGCTGTGAAAAAAAAGAGCATCAATAATGCATCTTAGATCTGGATTCTGCAGAGTTCTGGCCCTGAGCCCTGAGCTTCAACCTGTCTAATTTCTCACAAGATACATATCCCTGCGTGCCTATGCCTCACAGTCATCAACAAGTGACCAGTGACAGAAATCCTCTCAGACACATTGTATGTCATGCTGGACAATATAGCTATAGCATTTACATATCTTGGTATTTTTCAGACTTTTGATTAATGTTCAAttcaatatatttgtatttattatttgcacTGAAATGGCTTAGTGTCTTTTTCCAATCTGTATGACCGTCATTTCAATTAAACAGCCACTGTAGattcaaaaattcaaacattaaaaacttaattaaaagcaATGATggctaaattaatttaatttattcatttaaatgcacaaaatataacaatacaaaataaaccaaataaataataataataaaaaaataaataaaaataaaataaaatgtgaagcaGACCAAATGCAAATTGATTTTTGAGTTGGAACATGGAAACAGAACTGATTCACAAAAATCTATCAAACTTACCAGTTCTAACACCATttttgctattaaaatatcagtcTTAATAGTTTATAGGCCCCTGAAACTAAAATGACACTGTCTTAATGAAACTTAATGACCAAATAAAAAGCCCATTGAAATCATGCCTATATTCATCATGGCACAAAATCATTGTGAATATATCATGAATATTGAGTATATCTCCCTAAGTAGATGTTTGACTATTTCTGAGCAGCATGTTTACAAGGCTGTACCGACAATCTAGAGCTCTAAACATATTAGCTCAGTGGCGAGTGAGAATTCTCAGAAAATCATATTTCTCAGAATCCTACGCCTGTAATTACTGCTCTGTGATTCCCAGGTGTAATGCTGTGGCATGGTGGATACTTTATTTTCCTGTTCTTTTTTCCCCTGTTCTTGATTTACTTGGAACAGAGAGATGCaccaaatgcatgaataaaagatAAATCGTAAATCAAAAAGGGGCTGTTCACACATAGCGTCTTTTGCGCGCTCATGTTCGTTATTTCAAACGAAGACGCGTTGCAGGCGCGCTCATAATGGAAGTGAGGCGCACGCGGTGCGACGCGCTCATTTTTTCCAGGCGCGTccataaaacatttcaacttttcagAATGCCGCAAGCGCACCgcgggtcatgtgacaagaaccaaccaatcagcttcaTCTATTCCTGTAACACATTGAAAGCTCAGCCAAGATGAaagaacagctgatcatagctgtatatggatagccatttttaaaataaatttagtagcagagctactgcaagcgaTTTTTAGTGATGCAAATCCATAATATTTGCTGAAATTTCTGCGTCATCatgcaggtcatggttgcttagcaacggcagacgCCTCCGGAGCGCAAGCGCCAGAAGGCTTTGGGAAAAAATCCGAAAGCAgcgcgcctagcgttttccacgcGTTTTTAGGTGCGacatgtgaacggcccctaaaGAAATAAAACGCTAGCTCTATTTCTAGTTGTAAAGTAATCATTTAGAatgatttgtaaataatattttaaaatatgctcaCATTTACTCGTATTTGTATGCTTAATATgttgaaaatgcaaaatgttgtttcatcacattcagttttaattttgattCGATTTTAGGCTGGTTTGAATCACTCTATATTACTGTCGCCAGTCAGCACCAGCTGATATTCATAACCTTATGCTGCTGTGAAGGTGAAATTTTGTCACAGTTTCAAAATATATGACATGATGATTTCAATAGGGGGCCCATGACCCCTAGGGGGGCCGAAGGAGTACTACAAGCTAATTATTGCttgataacaaatatatttttgttttgaaagatttttgttttaattttaaacaaagctaatgccaaattaaaatgtactgttattatgtaatgtaaatatatgacTCTTTGCATCCACAATCGAATacctgtatgcatgcatgcatgtgtgtcttTTTACCCTGATATTGCAGAAAGGTTTTGATGTGCGGTCCGTGCCATCTCACAGCCCTTTGTGCGTGTCTTGTGCATTTCCGCACGAAGGGAGGGACAATCAGTGGAAATCTCTCCAATAGAGATTACCAATTCCCTATAGAGGGCCACAAGTGTATTGAACTCCTGGACAACCTGAtggaggaaagaaaaacaaacgcAAACTGAGAAAATACATGCCTCACAAAACCATTTTAACCTTGAAAATGTATAAAGCATATAAAGGaaacatgacaaaacattgaTGAAAAGACATGTATCCAACTtgtcaagaattttttttttcattctgaacACTGAAACAGCCTGACAATGCCACAAAGGTAAAATGGGCTATTTGTTGGAGAGCAGAGCCACAGGCGACAGATGCTCATGCCATTTTATCAATATTTGGCAGAAAGGAAGCCTTCaatggcaagctgttttaacataAATACCTTTAACTAGAGTCTACtgttatttgtcattttcatgtttaattactCATAAGTAATCTCAGAGTTATTGCtatgttttcttattatttctcTAGTAACTATTCATTACAAATTAGTATTTATTTCAATAGTGATTAGTATCTATTCTATTCGGTCAGTAATACTTATTAACTCAATACTATAGTGACAAGTAACTGTTACATTACACATACTATTTTTGTTATTGAATTATGCTGATAAATTGCTTACAAATACTACAGCACTTACAAGCAACACTGGAATAACGACCAGCAACAACTGgaatacatatgtgaccctggaccacaaaaccagtcatgagggtaattttttttttttttaatggagatttatacatcatctgaaagctgaataaatttccattgatgtatggtttgttaggatagaacaatatttggctgagatctGAATCTcgaatcaaaatattgagaaaatcgcctttaatgCAGTCTAAATGAAGTTCTCAGCAAtccatattattaatcaaaaattaagttttgatatatttattgtagGACATTTcctaaatatattcatggaacatgctctttacttaatatcctaataatttttgacataaaagaaaaattgataattattACCCACAAAATCTACAAATATCCACTTCCAAAAAACAACACGACCTACTTATTACTCCATTTTCACATATAACatccacaaaatattaatcataaatgaACAGCTAATATCAGTAACACAGAATTCAGTGTCAAAAATTCAAAGCAATTGGTCAATGTTAACACGGCTTGCCACAAGCCTTCTGTCTGTTAATGGGGTAAAGACTCCTCAAACACAACACACCAGCCAGTTTGCTTTCCAAATGTGCTCGCAGTTTTACCCCAAAATGGAGTACTAAATCATATCGCTCACTCCATGCCATAATCTGCCAACTGAAACGTTTCTGGTAAATCAGCGCGAGAAAATGAAGCTGGAACTACCGCCGCACCATAGGACAAGTCACAGACCTCCAAGCCAAATCATTCAATATTTAACGTCCCTAGTGTCGCATTATACATTTAGGATGTTGGCACTTGCAGAACCCTGCGTGAATTTCAAACAGTGCTTGAACATTCAGCAGGATTCAGAGCAGAATAATGCTGTAGGATCATGACGCAGGCATATACGCACCATTCTGCAGTCCGCTACGGCACGCAAAGCCTCGCTGCTCTCCCGGCGCTCCGGCTCTCTGGACGGGGGCTTACTGCCGATCTGGAAAATGGTCCCGGCAGTTCTGGGGCGGTTTTTGCGCCCATTCGGTGCAGAACTCATGCATACACATCAAGTGAAGAAACTGCCCTGATATAAAATGCCGATTGATCAATATACTGCCACTCGTTTGGTAAATTTCTTACTCAATTGATCGATCTGCCCGTGTCTTGCTCCTGTATTCTCTCCGCATTGCCACGATGCAGAACCCGAGTCACCTTCATTCACTCCAGCAGAGAGCTGAAGTGTCCTTGCAGGGCTTCGTCTTCTTCAGCAGAGAGAAATGCGATAACAAAGAACCAGATGCAAACATGTCTTGATGTCTCGTATAGTCCTTCAACGAAGGAATAACAACCGCTTTTAAACGAAACGCCTCCCCGCGACAGTAACCGCAACTCGAAATAGACTAATATGCGCTGCAAGTTGAAACGCTAAACTCTATATGGCGTTTATCGAGAGAAGGTAGCAGAAGGTGATCTAAGAGCGCTTTTCTAACCTTGATAGGTGCAGTTGCTCGAGGCATGACGTGGTTGAACACACTGCACTCTCATAGGATGAGAATACTAATGCAACATATTCACCAACTCCAGTGTGTTCACGGCTTCATCAAGTGTACCACTGAAAGGTAGCAGTAAAAATACACGGATGAAATCATAGGGAGCTAAAATCTATCTACCCTGCTGGAAAAAAGCACTGTAAGTCAAGTTAAAGTGCCTTTCTGGACTTAGCTGGTCTTCTAGTCTGGTCAAGCTGGTGTTTGGTGTGTGAAAAGTGTCCAAAACACTTTTAAACCAAACAGACGGATCAGGCTGGAAGAAATCATCTTAGACTGGTTTTAAAGTTTTTCAGCAggtgtctaaataaataaaataacacagataacaaatagataatgtgtgtgtgttcaataaaACATTTCCCATGTAAGCCATTTCAAATTAatcttattaaatattcataaaagtaAAGTATCTTAAGGCTGGTTATTAGGAAATGTTGTATTTGTGGTTGACTCATACTGTTTACTGTACCAAATCCTAATTGTACAAAAAGCAAGTGGCAAAATTAGACTTAATATTGGATGAGTTGCTAATGGCAGCCTGTTTTGCTGTACTCAGCCAAATCACTAGAAACCACTGCATTggagatactgtgtgtgtgtgtgtgcgcgtgtgtgtgtgcgtgtttgcatGAGATGAATACTGTAGAACTGACGTGGAGTGTCTTGACAACACATTTAGAACATGTTGTAGAACAAGACAGCATGGGCTGGACAAGTTTCCAAAGGATGATACTTCATGCTTtcaacatgaaatatttattcaAGTGCAGGAAAAGATTTCCAATGCTAAAAGATTTTTattgctgcttcatgtttttttttttaaagaaaaaaaaataaaataaataaaataagttaaattaataCTTGagtataaaatttatatattgaatataaaataataataacatcaatcATTTTCATCATCAGAAACAATCTGTGACCAATTGACAGTAGCATTTAACAATAAATTCAGGTCCTTAATATCTTCAATcaaattttatgaaattttatggAACAAATAACAAATTGTAGCCTCATCatgtgcagcgagagagagattatatgtatatatatatatatatatatatatatatatatatatatatatatatatatatatacagtatattgtgttgCAAAAGTCTATCTAACAACAAACTGAGTATTAGGTATTGAGACCAGACAAAGAACCTTTATGGCAAATTTACAAATGCTGTAAAAGCAAGcaataaaggttaaaaacaaaTGAGATGCTATTATTCTCAGCACATTTTATGAATAGTTTAGAAGCTGACCCGTAGTTGTCGATAGTTTACAAACCTCTAAGAAGACCTTTTACAAGTTTATTCACATGAAAATACAGCATGTGAATACAACTTGTAGTGAAATGAACAGTCCACTTGTGATTATCCATGCAAAGCTTCTCCTCGCAGCCAGCCAAAATTCTGTTTAAAAGCAAACAGATATCAGGCAAACCACAAACTCAAAAATCATGATTCATCTTTACAGTAAATGGATCATCACACTCTGGAATTTTAGTTGCATGAATTAATTTCTCTCTGTGACTGGATGGTGTTTCCTACACATAGTCCAGAAACAGCTGCAGTGCGTGATTCTCTTCTTGCCgacttttgtatttttgtagatCTGAAACACCGCAGACAGCTTCCCTgtgctttctttttaaaaagagagGAATAAGAAATAGCAGAAGAAGCAGAAGATAATGAAGCCAATGACCCAGTTGACGGAGTATATATAGATGATCACCATGTCCATGTCAAATCGCCAGCCATGCGAATCATCTTCAAAGTTGAAGGCATCAAGCCGGTAGCCCCCGTGAGGGAACTGCCGACTGCCGATTGGATTTGCCTGCCTTCGAAAGCCtaagaaagagagagtgggagagaaaaaaagagcaagacAAAGAACAGTAAGCATTACTATCATATGAAGGATAACAACTGAATCTGAAGGGAAAATAAGTGGAACAGATGTAAAAATAGTTTTACCTCCAAAAATTCGAAACAGTTTACGGCAGCTCGGAAGAGGCCATTTTGCACAGCCCGCTTTCTGGAAATTCTGCTTCCGAGACAGGTATTCCTTTGGGAAGAACGTACGGGCTATATGGTTCAGTTCTGTGAAGAGTGGGATGTGTGAATTTATTTATCTGTGAATCATTAGTGTGCTCATGTGTATCACTTCCAGAAAAcccattctcattttaaatgtatttatcataTCTCATACAGCTTGTTTCTCAGATCAGATTCTGTCATAGTTCATGTCATTTTGAGTGTTTGAAATCAATATAAGATCCAAATGTCTGCTCAACTGCTGTGAAAAACCATAGAGTGCAATTCATTTTATcccattcattttgtcattaagaaaacagatttttaataatTCTCCATCTCTAACGTTTTAAGACTATAGTACagtgaaaataattttgaaacaattttcactgagaaattggtagtaaatttcacaaagaattaaGAAGACAAATTGCATTAAACATGAAACTTTGAAGTCGAAAGTTACTGTGGTAAAACttcatatatacacaatataactactgtaaatatattcacaataatttttacagtgtacatgaTGCCATAATATATTCAGAACACtcttattaaaaagaaaagaaaagaaaagaaaagaattctATCTCAGAGctggttaaaatgttttgaaatcccTATGGACAACATAAATGGTAAAAGTACTTCCAGAAGCAAAGTGTCTGAAAAATGTAGGCGCTCACTCTTGTGCTCAATCCCACTAAAAAGGTCTGTAATGTGAGGGAAGGATGTTACATTTGATCCCTCCCTTACATTTGAAGCCTACATTAGTTCCATTATTAGAATTGCCATTTAATATCTTCATAACATATCTCTCTGCCACATCCTTAGCCATAGAGATGCTTTTGTCCAAGCATTATCATTGCATGTCTTGATTATTGCAATGTTCTTTTCTTTGCACTACTCTGCAAAACTATTAGCAGactacagtatattcaaatagcagtcaataaatatatagtttaaggTACAAAATTCTCCTTTTCACCTTCTGCGACCCATCTTTCTGAGCTCCTCCATCCTTACATGCCATTAATTTCAGGTTCTTTTATTCAAGTCTACTTCAGTTAGTAGATTATACACTGTCATGAACTTTCTCCCTCAGATCTGAGCTTAAGCTCTATTCTCACAGTACTTCTTCTCTCCTTACTGTTAATCTTTGTCTTACAGAACTGTTTGAAGGCCATCCCAGAAGGCTAATGCAACATGTGTTCTCTTGGGAATTTCTAATGGGTTTTTTGTCTGTTTAGCCTCTCCTATTTGTTATGTAGCAACCTGTTAGCCACTtatgtttataaagcacataaagGTTTAAAAACTCAGGCTGAGGTATGACTGTGCGTATTTTATGTCgttgaaaataatgtgaaaatctCTTGAACCTCGTTTTACTCACAAATCTAAACTGCTATCTAAACCCATAGGAAATTCCAGAGGAAATCGATTGCTTGTAAATTCTAATTGTCTTCAGGGTTTCAGGACTACAAAGTGAAGAGATCTGTTgtgctcttttgttttgttttgcccaTTTCCCTCTTTTGATGTTCTTTCATTTTAAGCATTGCTTCTTTCCTTGCTAAACTTTTTTGTTTACACtctgttaaacattttttagttAGCATATTTATGGAGCTTCTTTGAgcttttgagagaaaaaaaaacatgttttattattaataataataacaacagtaatatttaacaataataatgatgttattattagctgtttttgacaaattcccaaataatattaaaaaaaaaatcaaaacaataaatgataaaaatattattatcattcttttttattagctaaagttgtgtgtgtgtgtgtgtgtgtgtgtgtgtgtatatatatatatatatatatatatatatatatatatatatatatatatatacaggtccttctcaaaaaaatagcatattgtgaaaaaagttcattattttccataatgtaatgataaaaattaaactttcatatattttagattcattgcacaccaactgaaatatttcaggtcttttattgttttaatactgatgattttggcatacagctcaagaaaacccaaaattcctatctcaaaaaaattagcatatcatgaaaaggttctctaaacgagctattaacctaatcatctgaatcaactaattaactctaaacacctgcaaaagattcctgaggcttttaaaaaactcccagcctggttcattactcaaaaccgcaatcatgggtaagactgccgacctgactgctgtccagaaggccatcattgacaccctcaagcgagagggtaagacacagaaagaaatttctgaacgaataggctgttcccagagtgctgtatcaaggcacctcagtgggaagtctgtgggaaggaaaaagtgtggcaaaaaaacgctgcacaacgagaagaggtgaccggaccctgaggaagattgtggagaaggaccgattccagaccttggggggacctgcggaagcagtggactgagtctggagtagaaacatccagagccaccgtgcacaggcgtgtgcttttgaaccagaaacagcggcagaagcgactgacctgggctacagagaagcagcactggactgttgctcagtggtccaaagtactttttttggatgaaagcaaattttgcatgtcattcggaaatcaaggtgccagagtctggaggaagactggggagaaggaaatgccaaaatgcctgaagtccagtgtcaagtacccacagtcagtgatggtctggggggtgccatgtcagctgctggtgttggtccactgtgttttattaagggcagggtcaatgcagcttgctatcaggagattttggagcacttcatgcttccaactgctgaaaagctttatggagatgaagatttcgtttttcagcacgacttggcacctgctcacagtgccaaaaccactggtaaatggtttactgaccatggtattactgtgctcaattggcctgccaactctcctgacatgaaccccatagagaatctgtgggatattgtgaagagaaagttgagagacccaagacccaacactctggatgagcttaaggccgctatcgaagcatcctgggcctccataacacctcagcagtgccacaggctgattgcctccatgccacgccgcattgaagcagtcatttctgcaaaaggattcccgaccaagtattgagtgcataactgaacataattatttgaaggttgactttttttgtattaaaaacacttttcttttattggtcggatgaattatgctaattttttgagataggaattttgggttttcatgagctgtatgccaaaatcatcagtattaaaacaataaaagacctgaaatatttcagttggtgtgcaatgaatctaaaatatatgaaagtttaatttttatcattacattatggaaaataatgaactttttcacaatatgctaattttttgagaaggacctgtatatatatatatataaacatcatcatcaacaacaaatgaaaaataaattatgattattagctgtttttgacaaattcccaaatatgattacaaaaatcacagcaataataaataataaacaattaattattatttgctgCTTTTGCAAAGCTGCTTTTTGAtgaatcacaacaacaacaataataataataataataataataataataataaattatagaaaatatattagtagcttttttaaaatattttttattttttattattgtattttattttagtcaactCTTGGGTGACTTCTTTGACAAATTCCCAAAAAGATCATCAtcaacatctacaacaacaacagtaacaacaacaaattatgtttttggcAAATGTTTTTGCCAAAGAGATTCCTGAAAATTacaacactattattattattattactactactactactactagtactactactCACATTTGCAAAAAAGATCACTTCTGATTTCTTCTAAAACAAACCTTTCTGGAAGAAGACATGTGTTATGGTGGTTCTGCACAATGGACAGGGTGTGTTGGTGGGGCAGCTCTTGGCCAGCGTCCGCAGACAAGGCTCACAGAAGACATGGCTGCAGGGATGGCACATGTAGGGACTGAAGTAGACATCTAGACACACAGCACAGATATAGCCTTCACGATCCCGGCCAGGCAGCTCCTCATCCTCACTACTGCTAGATGGGTTCCCTGTAGAGCTCTTCAGCAGAGTGAGAGAGCAGAAGAGATGACTCAGTGCTGCTATTAAACTCAACAATCTGCTGAGCTTCACCTTAACAAGGGAACATCGCTTACAGTGTTATGCTGATGGCTCATATAAACAGTGTTTTGACTTGACTTGTTGGACTGTCAAACACACAGTAAGATTCCCTGAACTGTCCTGTTTTGGATTGTGTCAAAGGCAGCCCTCAGGGGTGTTGTGTCCCACACATGACTCCTCTGGTGCACAGGGCCTGTCTGCATAATCACAGCTCTCCCACCTATGGGGACCTCCAGAGCTCATGCCCCTTGTTCCCTAGGTGTGTCATTATCACCAAAATACACATCTCATAAAAGCCTCCACCTCCCACTTGACAACCCAGAAACGTTTCCTGTGGACACCAGAATCCTAACATCAACATCTCACATGGAATCTGTTAGTGCCTAAAATAAAGTCAAAACCCATCCTCTTTTAGATAAATGGATATGAGAgcatttacagtgttttaattGATATGGTATGTCACGCTTGAAGTGTGTGCACTCCAAAGGGAAGATATACAGCCTACAACCAGAATTATTACCAGAGAAATTAAAATGTAGGACTTCTCTTTCTCGTCGCTGTATTACGAAGGGTCCTTACTTCATCTGCCAAATCACAACCCACCCCACTTCTAGACTGTGGACTGACAAATGAAGGAGCAAAAGATGTTACTGCATTTGAGTACTAATAATCAGACCAAAACCAGGAATTATAGGACCAGCACTTTCTAAGAGCTGTCTTCTGTGGGTTTTGAT includes the following:
- the LOC109068600 gene encoding regulator of G-protein signaling 7-binding protein A-like produces the protein MSSAPNGRKNRPRTAGTIFQIGSKPPSREPERRESSEALRAVADCRMVVQEFNTLVALYRELVISIGEISTDCPSLRAEMHKTRTKGCEMARTAHQNLSAISGPEDGEIHPEICRLFIQLQCCLEMYLTEMLKSVCLLGSLQLHRKGKHFSGATNVESKKEDSSDIPILEDTSSTPPDCPQTYFLVATDIENIERDMTEMKNLLSKLRETMPLPLKNQDDSSLLNLTPYPLVRQRKRRFFGLCCLVSS